The Humulus lupulus chromosome 4, drHumLupu1.1, whole genome shotgun sequence genome has a window encoding:
- the LOC133830084 gene encoding probable calcium-binding protein CML31, translating to MSKLYLEMEHVLQYFDENGDGKISPSELRNRLGVVVGEELPLKEAEEAVESLDLDGDGFLGLDDLVHLMESTDGEEEKLEDLRRAFGIYDMEGIGFITPKSLKMMLSRLGESKSIDECKAMINYFDLNGDGVLSFDEFRIMMQ from the coding sequence ATGAGCAAATTGTATTTAGAGATGGAACATGTTCTCCAATACTTCGACGAGAACGGTGATGGAAAAATATCACCCTCGGAGCTAAGGAATCGGCTTGGCGTAGTGGTTGGAGAAGAGCTTCCACTTAAAGAGGCAGAAGAGGCTGTGGAATCCTTGGATTTGGATGGAGATGGCTTCTTGGGATTGGATGATCTTGTTCATTTGATGGAATCCACTGACGGTGAGGAGGAGAAGTTGGAAGACTTGAGAAGAGCTTTTGGGATTTATGATATGGAGGGAATTGGCTTTATAACACCCAAAAGTTTGAAGATGATGCTTAGTAGATTGGGAGAGTCCAAGTCCATTGATGAGTGCAAAGCTATGATCAATTATTTTGATTTGAATGGGGATGGTGTTCTTAGCTTTGATGAGTTCAGGATTATGATGCAGTGA